ATGTAAGTAACAACGTTTTTATaacttaaaatttatttgaattatcaAAGGATATTGAATTAAACTCATTGTTCACaccaataaatatttcaatcattaaataaaataagaactaaaatttttgaacaaaaaatgaCCAGACGAATTTGTATTCAATTTGCAGAGCACCTGCCACTCGAAGTTGGAAAAAGCAGATATCTTGGAAATGACTGTTCGATACTTACGAAGCATACAGCGACAAAGGATAACTGCAGCAATGGCACTTGATCCATCAGTTCTTAACAAATACCGAACAGGATATATTGAATGCAAGTCTGAAGTTTCCAAATTTCTCGAGAATTCGTCTGAAAATCTTCGCCCTGATGTTAAATCGAGGTAAATTAagtgaaatatttcacttttcacATTCGGACATTGATTCATGAGTAAATATAAGTAATGTTTATAATAGAAAGTCTtcgaatcaaaatatattactaTACTACGTTGGATATTGTGTGTTTTCGCTGGCACATATGATAAATTTCTGTTTCGTTTAGGCTCATGTCGCACTTGGGGAACACTGCTGGACATCCAAACCTGATGGCCGGAAATCCACACGCCCAATTGATGACAACCGGAGCTCCAATGACAGCCGGAACCGCACTCCAGCCAATGCCGATCCAGCTTGCACCCAATACCCAGATGCAAGCAATGGCTGCAGCGGCAGCAGCTGCAGCAATGGCTGGAAATGTAAGAAATCATGGATATTTTCCCGGAAGTCATCATCATTCATCCCGCACACAAGCTGAAAATCGTCATCGTCCATACCCTGTTATGTCACCAACAAGCCCAGTCCACCACTCGCGACATATGAGCGGATCGCCATCCACCGGAAAATGTTCGCCAACATACAGCTCATCATCACCGTCTCTTTCTCCGCCGTCTAATGCCCAGAAGTTTCAACCCATGTCTCCGCAATTTTCTCCGGAAACTCATCAACGTTTTCAAGGAAGCTTCGTATTCCTGCCAAACGCAGCCCAATTTTCCCCGGAAATGCAACAAGTACCATGCTCACCAGGCTCAAGAAGTCTCTCCGAGTCTCCGTGCAGCAGTCAGGGTGGAGCGTCACCAAAAGTATATCGTTCCGAATCACCAGAATCCATATATTCCATGCCATCCTACATGAGCCCAAGAAAAGAACGTCATTTGTCGTCAGAAGACCAACAACcattcattaaaaaagaacCCCATTCCCCGCCATCTCCTACCGGTAGCGACAATAGCGAATCGGTATGGCGTCCTTGGTAAAATTACTACATATTATGATTCAATGCTTTCAACGTTCCAAATTTAGTTCTTTTTTGTGAGTTTGTGGTTTATATGATAGTTCTTTTGTTTTTACTGCCATTTTTACTTTCCTAAATCAGGCCACTGACAGTACCATTTGTATATTTCCCAATGCAACGACTGAAGCTACAATATCGCTTaatcagaaattttaaattccacGTTGATTTTCAATAAAGGCGATCACGGACGCTGCTGAATACATTTAGTAGTTTCGACGGGGTGTTAATTCATTTCATCCAATTTATCTTtgcgaaatattttattgtgagACCTATTTACGTCAACGAATGTGATCAACAAGATGCGGACCGAAAAATCCGCTCATTTTTTAGATTagtttgattttcaaatatattttttgtagtcTTTAGCAGTGTTTCTTTTTTACAAAACTATCTTTCAGATTTTTGACCAGAACACACGCGCCGTTGTGCCTTTACGTGTGATTCTATTTTGTTcgttatattctattttttcttgttttccaATTTAAAATACTCGATGCGAATTATTCCTGAATAGCGTGATGATATGAATACAGTATTTTCCTAATAAATCTACGTGATCTAAGCTTGTTTCAATAATATGTATTTGTGGTGTGACGTACAGGTTATTCGGAGTCATATTGTTGAATGTTCAGAATCGGAAAAAGATTTTAGTAAATAGTTTGTTGCGAGATAGTATTTAAACGTATACTTGAATATTGGTATTGGGGAAATAGATTAACTTTGCAATGTACTAAAGATAGTTTGGGACGATAAAGACGTACTTCACTTGAAATTAATAATCTTTGAAATATGATTCCATAACATACTCGGGAGATATGATAGTGATACGTGTCGCAAACAAAACATGTTAATTAAATAGGGTGCTTTTATTGATCAAGCACGATTTGGTAGCAACTGGTTTATGTTCGAGCAAGGCAGTCGGGCAATATGCCAAACTAAAAGGAACTGCCCGACCCATTTTACGATGAAGATATCGTGTTTCGAACGGTAAATCAAACGACTCGTGTTGTTATGTGCGGATTTAGTCGTGTGAAAGACGTTCGGACGCGTGTCGCACAACTATGAGAGATATCACatgacaaaaatttcaaatcctGTCTGAGGCCTTTGTTTAATTTCTGTTTCTTTTAAAATATCGCAATCACaattgtttttttataattacttattttgttaaatttgatacGTAAGCTTTATGCGAATGAATCACCGATAA
This is a stretch of genomic DNA from Styela clava chromosome 2, kaStyClav1.hap1.2, whole genome shotgun sequence. It encodes these proteins:
- the LOC120335557 gene encoding uncharacterized protein LOC120335557 translates to MKTIMAPHTPVVVSPNGHGIMKSDRRASKPMMEKRRRERINKSLNELKSILLDALRKDSTCHSKLEKADILEMTVRYLRSIQRQRITAAMALDPSVLNKYRTGYIECKSEVSKFLENSSENLRPDVKSRLMSHLGNTAGHPNLMAGNPHAQLMTTGAPMTAGTALQPMPIQLAPNTQMQAMAAAAAAAAMAGNVRNHGYFPGSHHHSSRTQAENRHRPYPVMSPTSPVHHSRHMSGSPSTGKCSPTYSSSSPSLSPPSNAQKFQPMSPQFSPETHQRFQGSFVFLPNAAQFSPEMQQVPCSPGSRSLSESPCSSQGGASPKVYRSESPESIYSMPSYMSPRKERHLSSEDQQPFIKKEPHSPPSPTGSDNSESVWRPW